Proteins encoded by one window of Paraburkholderia terrae:
- a CDS encoding TetR/AcrR family transcriptional regulator codes for MARPLSPEKRSALLKSAAQAVAEMGVQASTASIARGAGVAEGTLFTYFESKEALFQELYLHLKRGLADAVMPGYPTGADYMQRMQHVFERYVNWGLANPSARFAVARLAGSGQISDDTRSQGIERFLAVAQMMQDGVRDGVLVDAPISFLSSLIEHIADTTIEHIERHPKDAATQRKLGFRVLWRAITM; via the coding sequence ATGGCCCGTCCCTTGAGTCCCGAAAAACGTAGTGCCCTGTTGAAATCCGCGGCGCAGGCCGTCGCTGAGATGGGCGTGCAGGCCTCCACGGCGAGCATCGCGCGGGGCGCCGGCGTCGCGGAGGGCACGCTGTTTACGTACTTCGAGAGCAAGGAGGCATTGTTCCAGGAACTGTATCTGCACCTCAAGCGCGGCCTGGCCGACGCTGTGATGCCTGGCTATCCCACGGGAGCGGACTACATGCAGCGCATGCAGCACGTCTTCGAGCGTTATGTGAACTGGGGACTGGCCAATCCGTCTGCACGGTTCGCTGTTGCCCGGCTTGCGGGTTCGGGGCAGATATCGGACGACACACGATCACAGGGCATCGAGCGATTTCTGGCCGTCGCCCAGATGATGCAGGATGGCGTGCGCGACGGCGTCCTGGTCGATGCGCCAATCAGCTTTCTCTCGTCGTTGATCGAGCACATCGCCGACACGACGATTGAGCATATCGAACGGCATCCCAAGGACGCCGCAACTCAAAGGAAGCTCGGCTTTCGCGTCCTGTGGCGCGCAATCACGATGTAA